The Ziziphus jujuba cultivar Dongzao chromosome 7, ASM3175591v1 genome includes a region encoding these proteins:
- the LOC107423856 gene encoding probable L-gulonolactone oxidase 6 gives MSFLCLRNGVVGGLVRSKCLFLLFLTVCCTPPEEPIKCKSENTDCTITNSYGTFPDRSVCRAHSVVYPTNEEELISAVASATKKGSKIKVATRYSHSIPKLVCPSGQDGLLISTKNLNRVLKIDEEAKTITLEAGVTMKELINEAANAGLALPYTPYWLGLTIGGLLSTGSHGSTLWGKGSSVHDYVTELKIVSPGSPEDGYVKVRVLKDGDEELDAARVSLGVLGVLSQVTLRLEPMFKRSITYKTKTDSDLGDEIASFGSKHEFADIIWYPSQQKAVYRVDDRVPTSTSGDALYDFIPFRSTLSPILGIIRVTEEGQELFHDGQGKCVVAKGVTSYLSLNKYGLTNHGKRGYPMVGYQNRLQASGSCLEGKAEGEVELEVEEEDEDAENFIWSSCPWDPRVKGEFFFQTTFSIGLSSVKNFIQDVQELVKLRPKALCGLELYNGILMRYVTASSAYLGKEEDAVDFDMTYYRSHDAMTPRLYEDVIEEIEQMALIKYGALPHWGKNRNIAFDGVIKKYKKADKFLAVKKSYDPMGLFSSEWTDQVLGLQDGITIVKEGCALEGLCICQEDIHCAPSKGYFCTTGQVFKDARVCSRGNQVGDVLVDIK, from the exons ATGTCTTTCTTATGCTTGAGAAATGGTGTTGTGGGGGGGCTTGTCCGATCAAAATGCCTATTTCTCTTGTTTTTAACGGTATGTTGTACTCCTCCAGAGGAGCCAATCAAGTGTAAGTCCGAGAACACAGACTGCACCATAACAAACTCTTATGGTACGTTCCCCGATCGCAGTGTGTGTAGAGCTCACAGTGTGGTGTACCCCACAAATGAGGAAGAGCTCATTTCGGCGGTGGCTTCTGCAACCAAGAAAGGGTCAAAAATAAAGGTGGCAACCCGTTACTCTCACAGCATTCCCAAGCTAGTTTGTCCAAGCGGCCAAGATGGGCTGCTCATAAGCACCAAAAATTTGAACCGTGTACTGAAGATCGATGAAGAAGCAAAGACGATAACCTTGGAGGCTGGTGTGACAATGAAAGAGCTTATAAATGAAGCTGCCAATGCAGGGCTTGCCTTGCCATATACACCCTACTGGTTGGGCTTGACCATTGGAGGTTTGTTAAGTACTGGTTCCCATGGCAGCACATTGTGGGGTAAAGGAAGCTCGGTTCATGATTATGTTACCGAACTTAAAATTGTCAGCCCAGGAAGTCCTGAAGATGGATATGTCAAGGTCCGGGTACTCAAGGATGGTGATGAAGAACTTGATGCGGCCAGAGTTTCACTTGGAGTCTTGGGAGTTCTTTCacag GTGACTCTGAGACTGGAGCCAATGTTCAAGCGATCCATTACTTACAAGACCAAGACCGATTCCGACTTGGGAGATGAAATAGCAAGCTTTGGCAGTAAACATGAGTTTGCAGACATAATTTGGTACCCAAGTCAGCAAAAGGCCGTGTATAGAGTCGATGACCGAGTCCCCACTAGCACTTCTGGCGATGCTTTATATGACTTCATCCCTTTCCGCTCCACACTCTCCCCCATCCTTGGAATTATTAGAGTCACag AGGAGGGTCAGGAACTTTTTCATGATGGTCAAGGGAAATGCGTAGTTGCAAAGGGGGTCACTTCCTATCTCTCACTTAACAAATACGGTTTGACCAatcatg GTAAAAGGGGCTATCCCATGGTCGGATATCAAAACCGGCTTCAAGCATCTGGGTCGTGCCTGGAAGGAAAAGCGGAAGGGGAAGTGGAATTGGAAGTGGAAGAGGAAGATGAAGATGCAGAGAACTTCATATGGAGTTCTTGCCCATGGGACCCAAGAGTGAAAGGCGAATTCTTTTTCCAAACCACATTCAGTATTGGGTTGTCCTCTGTTAAGAACTTCATTCAAGATGTGCAAGAGCTTGTTAAGCTACGACCGAAGGCTCTGTGTGGCCTTGAACTCTACAATGGGATTCTCATGCGCTATGTTACAGCCTCCAGCGCTTACCTGGGCAAAGAAGAAGATGCAGTTGACTTCGATATGACATATTATCGAAGCCACGATGCAATGACTCCTAGGCTTTACGAGGATGTCATTGAAGAAATAGAGCAAATGGCATTGATCAAATACGGGGCATTGCCGCATTGGGGAAAGAATCGCAACATAGCGTTTGATGGGGTgattaaaaagtataaaaaagcTGACAAGTTCTTGGCTGTAAAGAAATCGTATGATCCAATGGGGCTCTTCTCTAGTGAATGGACCGACCAAGTTCTTGGACTGCAGGATGGGATAACCATTGTCAAGGAAGGTTGTGCACTGGAAGGTTTGTGCATATGCCAAGAGGATATTCACTGTGCTCCAAGCAAGGGCTATTTCTGTACTACTGGTCAAGTTTTCAAGGATGCAAGGGTTTGTTCTCGTGGAAATCAAGTAGGTGATGTCCTCGTCGACATCAAGTAA
- the LOC107423854 gene encoding heterogeneous nuclear ribonucleoprotein Q: MAEGAEVEERVDLDEDNYMEEIDDDVEEQIEEEGVDGPGDENVEENAEEVLEDMMTGASEKDHSPDTERSHIDPESAEDEEKPAASIDEDVKEQHAQLLALPPHGSEVFIGGLPRDISEEDLRDLCDAIGDILEIRIMKDRDTGESKGYAFIAFKTKEVAQKAIEELHSKEFKGKTLRCSLSETKHRLFIGNVPKTWTEDDFRKVIEEVGPGVENIELIKDPQNASRNRGFAFVLYYNNACADYSRQKMSSSNFKLDGNTPTVSWADPKSTSDHSAAAQVKALYVKNIPENTSTEQLKELFQRHGEVTKVVMPPGKGGQGKRDFGFVHYAERSSALKAVKDTEKYEIDGQVLEVVLAKPQTDKKSDGPYPYNIGPHPNHIPHPGYGGFAGNPYSSLGAGYGGAAGFQQPMIYGRGPMPAGMHMVPMVLPDGRIGYVLQQPGVQMPHPRPRRVDRSNGPNGQPGRGGGSGNDESNRSRRYRPY; encoded by the exons ATGGCAGAAGGCGCAGAAGTTGAAGAGCGGGTGGATCTTGATGAGGACAATTATATGGAAGAGATAGATGATGACGTTGAAGaacaaatagaagaagaaggggTTGATGGACCTGGTGATGAAAATGTTGAAGAGAATGCTGAAGAAGTGCTTGAAGATATGATGACTGGGGCCAGTGAGAAGGACCATTCCCCAGATACAGAACGAAGCCACATTGACCCTGAGTCTGCAGAAGATGAAGAGAAGCCTGCTGCTTCAATTGATGAAGATGTCAAAGAGCAACACGCTCAACTTCTTGCCCTTCCTCCCCATGGATCCGAAGTTTTCATTGGTGGACTTCCTCGAGACATCTCGGAAGAAGATTTAAGGGATTTATGTGATGCCATAGGCGATATTCTAGAG ataagAATAATGAAAGATAGGGACACTGGAGAAAGCAAGGGTTATGCTTTTATAGCATTTAAAACGAAAGAGGTTGCACAAAAGGCCATTGAAGAGTTGCATAGTAAAGAATTCAAG GGTAAAACCTTAAGATGTTCGCTTTCTGAAACCAAGCACAGATTGTTTATTGGTAATGTACCAAAGACCTGGACTGAAGATGATTTTCGCAAAGTCATCGAGGAGGTTGGTCCTGGAGTGGAAAACATTGAGCTCATCAAG GATCCTCAAAATGCAAGTAGAAACCGTGGTTTTGCCTTTGTCTTGTATTACAATAATGCATGTGCTGATTATTCAAGACAGAAGATgtcaagttcaaattttaagCTGGATGGTAACACCCCAACTGTCAGCTGGGCGGATCCGAAAAGTACATCAGATCATTCAGCTGCAGCACAG GTGAAGGCTCTTTATGTGAAAAACATACCTGAGAACACTTCCACCGAACAACTGAAGGAACTATTCCAGCGCCATGGGGAAGTGACAAAAGTGGTAATGCCACCTGGCAAGGGTGGGCAAGGAAAAAGGGATTTTGGGTTCGTCCATTATGCTGAAAGGTCTAGTGCCCTGAAGGCAGTCAAAGATACAGAGAAATATGAAATTGATG GTCAAGTACTAGAGGTTGTTCTTGCCAAGCCTCAGACTGATAAAAAATCTGATGGACCTTATCCCTATAATATCGGGCCTCATCCAAACCATATTCCACACCCTGGGTATGGTGGTTTTGCTGGAAATCCGTATAGCTCTCTAGGGGCTGGATATGGTGGTGCTGCAGGTTTTCAGCAG CCAATGATATATGGTAGAGGGCCAATGCCGGCAGGAATGCACATGGTGCCAATGGTGCTGCCAGATGGTCGAATTGGCTATGTTCT TCAGCAGCCGGGTGTACAAATGCCACACCCTCGGCCTCGGAGAGTTGATAGGAGCAATGGTCCAAATGGACAGCCAGGAAGAGGTGGAGGTAGTGGCAACGATGAAAGCAATCGCAGCCGGAGATACCGACCTTATTAG
- the LOC107403393 gene encoding uncharacterized protein LOC107403393: MWAASIGSSPGPCHSLIPKPTKPRRRLIGPLVLSVPVNSQPPDQNIQRLGRTSRTTIDSSTKPTNPIEKQDEGEEEEEGRQISGSDVLWAMQKAAAHKNRVSGMKKKKKKKNKMKKSKGSSSSHVEQEVAIDYSNVRPLSISSDWGGRLDELEKLLQELSSERI; the protein is encoded by the coding sequence ATGTGGGCGGCGTCAATCGGGTCCTCACCCGGACCATGCCACTCTCTAATCCCCAAACCAACCAAACCGCGGCGCAGGCTCATCGGCCCCTTGGTCCTCTCTGTCCCGGTCAATTCCCAGCCACCGGACCAGAACATCCAACGTTTAGGCCGCACCAGCCGTACGACTATCGATTCAAGTACGAAACCCACCAATCCAATCGAGAAACAAGACGAAggagaagaggaggaggaagggAGGCAGATAAGTGGGTCGGATGTGCTTTGGGCTATGCAGAAAGCAGCTGCTCACAAGAACAGAGTGAGTggtatgaagaagaagaagaagaagaagaataagatgaAAAAGAGTAAAGGCTCATCATCCTCTCACGTGGAACAAGAGGTTGCCATTGATTATAGCAATGTTCGGCCTTTATCCATCAGCAGCGACTGGGGTGGTCGATTGGATGAATTGGAGAAGCTTCTTCAGGAGCTTTCTTCTGAAAGAATTTAA
- the LOC107423860 gene encoding 3-ketoacyl-CoA synthase 1 — protein sequence MDSIEMDKERLTAEMDFKDSSSAVIKIRRRLPDFLQSVKLKYVKLGYGYSCNPATLVMFLVIVPLLLSTIIQLTGLELDRLSELWTNQTVRLQSIDAAARLAGSAVLLFLLGLYWAKRSRPVYLVDFACYKAEEERKMSVESFLKMTEDSGSFNEETIQFQRRISTRSGLGDETYLSRGITSQPPKLNMEEARLEAESVMFGALDSLFLKTGVKPGDIGILIVNCSLFNPTPSLSSMIVNHYKLRTDIKSYNLGGMGCSAGLISVDLSKDLLKANPNTYAVVVSTENITLNWYFGNDRSMLLCNCIFRMGGAAVLLSNKSRDRARSKYQLVHTVRTHKGADDRSFKCVYQREDDKGTVGVSLARELMAVAGDALKTNITTLGPLVLPLSEQFLFFLTLIRRKVFNSKVKPYIPDFKLAFEHFCIHAGGRAVLDELQKNLQLTEWHMEPSRMTLHRFGNTSSSSLWYELAYTEAKGRVSRGDRVWQIAFGSGFKCNSAVWRALKAVPVGECPGNPWIDSIDRYPVKVPSA from the coding sequence AGCTTGGCTACGGCTATTCATGCAACCCGGCCACACTTGTCATGTTTTTAGTAATTGTACCTCTACTGCTCTCCACAATCATTCAGCTCACCGGTCTGGAACTCGACCGGCTCTCTGAGCTGTGGACCAACCAAACTGTGAGACTCCAAAGCATTGACGCCGCCGCCAGGCTAGCCGGTTCGGCCGTGCTGCTCTTCCTGTTGGGCCTCTACTGGGCCAAGCGGTCCAGGCCGGTTTACCTGGTGGACTTCGCCTGTTACAAAGCGGAAGAAGAACGCAAAATGTCTGTGGAGTCCTTCCTAAAGATGACGGAAGACAGCGGTTCATTCAACGAGGAAACCATTCAGTTCCAAAGGCGGATATCGACCCGGTCGGGTCTGGGCGACGAGACTTACTTGTCGAGAGGGATTACATCTCAACCGCCTAAATTAAACATGGAAGAGGCCCGGTTGGAGGCCGAGTCGGTTATGTTCGGTGCATTGGACTCGCTTTTCCTCAAAACCGGGGTCAAACCGGGAGACATAGGGATTCTTATCGTGAACTGCAGCTTATTCAATCCCACCCCATCTCTCTCATCCATGATTGTCAACCACTACAAGCTCCGAACCGATATCAAGAGCTACAATCTCGGCGGCATGGGTTGCAGCGCGGGGCTTATCTCCGTCGACCTCTCCAAGGACCTCCTCAAAGCCAACCCAAACACTTACGCCGTCGTCGTCAGCACCGAGAACATTACTTTGAACTGGTACTTCGGCAACGACCGCTCTATGCTCCTCTGCAACTGTATCTTCCGCATGGGTGGCGCTGCGGTGCTCTTGTCCAACAAGTCCCGAGACCGAGCCCGCTCTAAGTACCAGCTCGTTCACACGGTGAGGACCCACAAGGGAGCTGACGACAGGAGCTTCAAATGTGTCTACCAGAGAGAGGACGACAAAGGGACGGTAGGTGTCTCGCTTGCTCGAGAGCTCATGGCGGTCGCCGGTGACGCATTGAAGACGAACATCACCACCCTGGGACCTCTGGTGCTGCCGTTGTCTGAGCAATTCCTCTTCTTCTTGACTTTGATTCGGAGGAAGGTTTTCAATTCCAAGGTGAAGCCGTACATACCCGATTTCAAACTGGCTTTCGAGCATTTCTGCATACATGCCGGTGGGAGGGCCGTGCTGGACGAGTTGCAGAAGAACTTGCAACTCACTGAGTGGCACATGGAGCCCTCTCGGATGACTCTTCACCGCTTCGGCAACACGTCCAGTAGCTCGCTTTGGTACGAGCTGGCCTACACCGAGGCAAAGGGCAGGGTCTCCAGGGGCGATCGGGTCTGGCAGATCGCTTTCGGGTCGGGTTTCAAGTGTAACAGTGCGGTTTGGAGAGCGCTCAAGGCCGTACCCGTTGGGGAATGTCCCGGTAACCCCTGGATCGATTCCATAGATAGGTACCCAGTTAAAGTCCCTTCTGCTTAA